One Longimicrobium terrae DNA segment encodes these proteins:
- a CDS encoding carbohydrate ABC transporter permease: MSPRAARFAIYAQLILGAVLMIIPMLWMVSASLMPAGQASTYPPRLLPRQVTFEHYVALFTRLELGRSLVNSALIAFTVTALSIVINSMAGYAFAKLRFRGREPLFRVLAAAMVIPVQVSMLPLFLLMKQLGLINSYWGVIVPGMASIFGIFLIRQYAQSIPDDLLDAARMDGAGELRIYTHIVLPTIVPILATMAIWTFLSTWNDFMWPLIVLSDDAKWTLPVALANLSGEHVQDTELMMAGSVLTILPVMLVFLFLQRYYIQGVMAGSVKG, from the coding sequence ATGAGCCCTCGCGCCGCACGCTTCGCCATCTACGCGCAGCTCATCCTGGGCGCCGTGCTGATGATCATCCCCATGCTGTGGATGGTGAGCGCATCGCTGATGCCGGCGGGGCAGGCGAGCACCTATCCGCCGCGCCTGCTTCCGCGGCAGGTGACGTTTGAGCACTACGTGGCGCTGTTTACGCGGCTGGAGCTGGGCCGCTCGCTGGTGAACAGCGCGCTGATCGCGTTCACGGTCACGGCGCTCAGCATCGTCATCAACTCCATGGCGGGATACGCGTTCGCCAAGCTGCGCTTTCGCGGGCGGGAGCCGCTGTTCCGTGTGCTGGCGGCGGCCATGGTGATTCCGGTGCAGGTGAGCATGCTTCCGCTCTTTCTGCTGATGAAGCAGCTGGGCCTCATCAACAGCTACTGGGGCGTGATCGTGCCGGGAATGGCCAGCATCTTCGGGATCTTTCTCATCCGCCAGTATGCGCAGTCCATTCCCGACGACCTGCTGGACGCGGCGCGGATGGACGGCGCGGGCGAGCTGCGCATCTACACCCACATCGTGCTGCCGACGATCGTGCCGATCCTGGCGACGATGGCGATCTGGACGTTTCTGAGCACGTGGAACGACTTCATGTGGCCGCTGATCGTGCTCAGCGACGACGCGAAGTGGACGCTTCCCGTGGCGCTGGCCAACCTGAGCGGCGAGCACGTGCAGGACACGGAACTGATGATGGCGGGCTCGGTGCTCACCATTCTCCCGGTGATGCTCGTGTTTCTGTTTCTGCAGCGCTACTACATCCAGGGCGTGATGGCGGGGAGCGTAAAGGGATGA
- a CDS encoding TonB-dependent receptor — MNPRHIVRAVLALLLCIGGVWTGDVQAQTTTGQIQGYVRGPDGEDLAGATVVARQVETNQSRQVVTSASGAFALAGLRPGTYEVTASRVGAGPQVRTVRVGVGQTLTASFVLAPQAVQLAAITATGTRATESRTSEVAANVSRQQVESLPTSDRNFLSLAQLAPGVQLQNETLDGQRKTFTAGAQGADQVNVFIDGASYKNDMIQGGVAGQDASRGSPFPRNAIGEFRIITQNFKAEYQKASSAIITATTRSGTNQWESSAFFNLQNRELIALDRFQRSVADTAARYDRPEFERVQWGADIGGPIIRDRLHFFGSIERNDQTRASRVNIVPPAGYPALDTINFAALNGEFAQPFESWLGFGKLSWEQAENSFWEVSYSHRAEEDIRGFGNLDSYQSATRFNNGVNTGIIKSTWSPGAFLNEAMLSVQRYRYNPVPNDPGMPNRFFGFGCCAQLGSNVSDQDFTQTRYSLRNDLTWTGLRMGGDHVVKGGVNVDFLDYDIIKRNSENPRFVYEPWFNGFAIPQRVEFQTGDPNFSAKNTQVGLYLQDDWSPTSRLVLNLGMRWDVESHMMNYDYVTPAGIVDSLTRYQDRLFRPLNPDRYFTDGSDRSPFYGAFQPRAGFSYALDSKGITSVFGGWGIFYDRNLFDNAIEESFALQHPSYTIFFAPPGGPVAANQVEWNERYLTDRNALRELIADQRFNTPEVKLLPNDLRPPKAQHFNLGLRRAFGSVEASAAYTGVRSQNVLTFYWANQDFVCPERSFGVPDCFQNRGIPGWGTILMADDAGKTWYDALQIKVDRPYRGSVESGRGWGAGVAVTIAERETQGFNDLFSFANETDFPRQKRNDEPLRIVSNFIVDMPWLWGVQFSGLINLGTGTRLDIGGRFDCNNASTCFDGGGFEPEKHSFIIPDAFAYRMVDLRLRKDFLNVRGSAVGVSAEVFNVFNFDNLGCYNTFNRTDPAFGRSSCTISDPQRLQIGLEYRHR; from the coding sequence ATGAATCCACGACACATCGTTCGCGCGGTCCTCGCCCTGCTGCTCTGTATCGGCGGAGTGTGGACCGGCGACGTACAGGCGCAGACCACCACCGGACAGATTCAGGGCTACGTGCGCGGCCCCGACGGCGAAGACCTGGCCGGGGCGACCGTGGTGGCGCGGCAGGTGGAAACCAACCAGAGCCGGCAGGTGGTGACTTCGGCGAGCGGCGCGTTCGCCCTCGCCGGCCTGCGCCCCGGCACGTACGAGGTTACGGCCAGCCGGGTGGGCGCGGGCCCGCAGGTGCGCACCGTGCGCGTGGGCGTGGGGCAGACGCTGACGGCCAGCTTCGTCCTCGCGCCCCAGGCCGTGCAGCTGGCGGCCATTACCGCCACGGGAACGCGGGCGACGGAAAGCCGCACCAGCGAGGTGGCGGCCAACGTGAGCCGGCAGCAGGTGGAAAGCCTGCCCACCAGCGACCGCAACTTTCTGAGCCTGGCCCAGCTTGCGCCCGGCGTTCAGCTGCAGAACGAGACGCTGGACGGGCAGCGCAAGACGTTCACGGCGGGCGCGCAGGGCGCCGACCAGGTGAACGTCTTCATCGACGGGGCCAGCTACAAGAACGACATGATCCAGGGCGGCGTGGCCGGGCAGGACGCCAGCCGTGGCAGCCCGTTCCCCCGCAACGCCATCGGCGAGTTCCGCATCATCACGCAGAACTTCAAGGCCGAGTACCAGAAGGCGTCCAGCGCCATCATCACCGCCACGACGCGCTCGGGCACCAACCAGTGGGAGAGCAGCGCGTTCTTCAACCTGCAGAACCGCGAACTGATCGCGCTGGACCGCTTTCAGCGCTCGGTGGCCGACACGGCGGCGCGCTACGACCGGCCGGAGTTCGAGCGGGTGCAGTGGGGCGCCGACATCGGCGGGCCCATCATCCGCGACCGGCTGCACTTCTTTGGCAGCATCGAGCGCAACGACCAGACGCGCGCGTCGCGCGTCAACATCGTTCCGCCCGCCGGCTACCCCGCGCTGGACACCATCAACTTCGCCGCGCTCAACGGCGAGTTCGCGCAGCCGTTTGAAAGCTGGCTGGGCTTCGGCAAGCTGAGCTGGGAGCAGGCGGAGAACTCGTTCTGGGAAGTCAGCTACTCGCACCGCGCGGAAGAAGATATCCGTGGCTTCGGCAACCTGGATTCGTACCAGTCGGCCACGCGCTTCAACAACGGCGTCAACACGGGGATCATCAAGAGCACCTGGTCGCCGGGCGCGTTTCTGAACGAGGCCATGCTCAGCGTGCAGCGGTACCGCTACAACCCGGTGCCCAACGATCCGGGGATGCCCAACCGCTTCTTCGGGTTCGGGTGCTGCGCGCAGCTGGGCAGCAACGTGAGCGACCAGGACTTCACCCAGACGCGGTACTCGCTGCGCAACGACCTCACGTGGACGGGGCTGCGCATGGGCGGCGACCACGTGGTCAAGGGCGGAGTGAACGTCGACTTCCTGGACTACGACATCATCAAGCGCAACTCCGAGAACCCGCGCTTCGTGTACGAGCCGTGGTTCAACGGGTTCGCCATTCCGCAACGGGTGGAGTTCCAGACGGGCGACCCCAACTTCAGCGCCAAGAACACGCAGGTGGGGCTGTACCTGCAGGATGACTGGAGCCCCACCAGCCGGCTGGTGCTGAACCTGGGGATGCGGTGGGACGTGGAGTCGCACATGATGAACTACGACTACGTCACGCCGGCGGGGATCGTGGATTCGCTCACCCGCTACCAGGACCGCCTGTTCCGCCCGCTGAACCCGGACCGCTACTTCACGGACGGCAGCGACCGCAGCCCGTTCTACGGCGCGTTCCAGCCGCGCGCGGGCTTCAGCTACGCGCTGGACAGCAAGGGGATCACGTCGGTGTTCGGCGGATGGGGCATCTTTTACGACCGCAACCTGTTCGACAACGCGATCGAGGAATCGTTCGCGCTGCAGCACCCCAGCTACACAATCTTCTTTGCGCCGCCGGGCGGGCCCGTGGCGGCCAACCAGGTGGAGTGGAACGAGCGCTACCTGACGGACCGCAACGCCCTGCGCGAGCTGATCGCGGACCAGCGCTTCAACACGCCCGAGGTCAAGCTGCTGCCCAATGACCTGCGTCCGCCCAAGGCACAGCACTTCAACCTGGGACTGCGCCGCGCGTTCGGCTCGGTGGAGGCGTCGGCGGCGTACACGGGCGTGCGCAGCCAGAACGTGCTCACCTTCTACTGGGCCAACCAGGACTTCGTCTGCCCGGAGCGCTCGTTCGGCGTGCCGGACTGCTTTCAGAACCGCGGCATTCCGGGGTGGGGCACCATCCTGATGGCGGACGACGCGGGCAAGACGTGGTACGACGCGCTGCAGATCAAGGTGGACCGGCCGTACCGCGGCAGCGTGGAATCGGGCCGCGGGTGGGGCGCGGGCGTGGCGGTGACGATCGCCGAGCGCGAGACGCAGGGCTTCAACGATCTGTTCAGCTTTGCCAACGAGACGGACTTTCCGCGGCAGAAGCGCAACGACGAGCCGCTGCGCATCGTGAGCAACTTCATCGTCGACATGCCGTGGCTGTGGGGGGTGCAGTTCAGCGGACTGATCAATCTGGGCACGGGAACGCGCCTGGACATCGGCGGCCGCTTTGACTGCAACAACGCCAGCACCTGCTTCGATGGCGGCGGGTTCGAGCCGGAGAAGCACTCGTTCATCATCCCGGACGCGTTTGCGTACCGCATGGTGGACCTGCGGCTGCGCAAGGACTTCCTGAACGTGCGCGGCAGCGCGGTGGGCGTGAGCGCCGAGGTGTTCAACGTCTTCAACTTCGACAACCTGGGCTGCTACAACACCTTCAACCGCACGGACCCGGCGTTCGGCCGCTCCAGCTGCACCATCAGCGATCCGCAGCGCCTGCAGATCGGCCTGGAGTACCGGCACCGGTAG
- a CDS encoding carbohydrate ABC transporter permease: MTDTTTGTGEISIRAEAGIAAVAGSGRRRGGLRAPAERNPAAYWFLAPALVLIFIFFFLPVMAALGLSFTDFDIYAVGDPANTRWVGLRNYTQLLGTPLFWQALRNTFYFALVGGPLSIGVSLGAALLLNQKMVRFKGLFRTVYFAPFVTTLVAVAIVWRYMFHTRYGLLNYGLGAFGMGPVDWLGDPRWAMPAIILMTVWKSFGYNMLIFIAGLQAIPEELYEAARIDGASAWQRFRHVTLPGLAPTLVFVTVITMIGFFQLFVEPYVMTMGGPLRSTTSVVLLMYEEGFRWWRIGHAAAVAFVLFIVILIATLVQLALQKRWSDA; the protein is encoded by the coding sequence ATGACGGACACGACGACGGGGACGGGGGAGATCAGCATCCGCGCGGAGGCAGGGATCGCGGCGGTGGCGGGATCCGGGCGGCGGCGCGGCGGACTGCGCGCGCCCGCGGAGCGCAATCCGGCGGCGTACTGGTTTCTGGCGCCGGCGCTGGTGCTGATCTTCATCTTCTTCTTTCTGCCGGTGATGGCGGCGCTGGGGCTCAGCTTTACGGACTTCGACATCTACGCCGTAGGTGATCCCGCCAACACGCGCTGGGTGGGGCTGCGCAACTACACGCAGCTGCTGGGCACGCCGCTCTTCTGGCAGGCGCTGCGCAATACCTTCTACTTCGCGCTGGTGGGCGGGCCGCTGTCCATCGGCGTGTCGCTGGGGGCGGCGCTGCTGCTGAACCAGAAGATGGTGCGCTTCAAGGGACTGTTCCGCACCGTCTACTTTGCCCCGTTCGTCACCACGCTCGTCGCGGTCGCGATCGTGTGGCGGTACATGTTCCACACGCGCTACGGGCTGCTGAACTACGGCCTGGGCGCGTTCGGCATGGGCCCGGTGGACTGGCTGGGCGACCCGCGCTGGGCCATGCCCGCCATCATCCTCATGACGGTGTGGAAGTCGTTTGGATACAACATGCTGATCTTCATCGCCGGGCTGCAGGCGATTCCCGAGGAGCTGTACGAGGCGGCCCGCATTGACGGCGCGAGCGCGTGGCAGCGGTTCCGGCACGTGACGCTGCCCGGCCTCGCGCCGACGCTGGTGTTCGTGACGGTCATCACCATGATCGGCTTCTTTCAGCTGTTCGTGGAGCCGTACGTGATGACCATGGGCGGGCCGCTGCGCTCGACCACGTCCGTGGTGCTGCTGATGTACGAGGAGGGCTTCCGCTGGTGGCGCATCGGGCACGCGGCGGCGGTGGCGTTCGTGCTGTTCATCGTCATCCTGATCGCGACGCTGGTTCAGCTGGCGCTGCAGAAGCGGTGGAGCGACGCATGA
- a CDS encoding extracellular solute-binding protein — translation MTFINRVRQVVAAIAVPLLAAACGGGGEADVATIRFWAMGREGEVVEHLVPEFERRNPGIRVQVQQIPWSAAHEKLLTAFVGGATPDVSQLGNSWVPEFQALGALEPLDARASASASTPRADYFAGIWDTNVIDGRTYGLPWYVDTRVLFYRPDLLAAAGYPQPPKNWAEWMDAMRKLKARMGPSQFPILLPTNEWPQPVILGMQTGGTLLRDGGRWGDFSNPAFRRGFDFYVQLFREGLAPRVSASEISNRYQEFERGNIAMMITGPWEIGEFTTRVTGVPWATAPLPGPDGPGVSLAGGASLVLFRNSRNKDAAWRFIQYLSEPATQVRFYELTGDLPARRSSWRSPALAGNERAAAFRDQLDRVVPLPKVPEAEAIVNKVFEQGERAVRGQATVEQALAALDADVDRLLEKRRWMLDRREGGQ, via the coding sequence GTGACGTTCATCAACCGTGTCCGCCAAGTCGTTGCCGCGATCGCGGTTCCGCTGCTCGCCGCCGCATGTGGCGGCGGGGGCGAGGCGGACGTCGCCACCATCCGTTTCTGGGCGATGGGGCGCGAGGGCGAGGTGGTGGAGCATCTGGTCCCGGAGTTCGAGCGCCGCAACCCCGGAATCCGCGTGCAGGTGCAGCAGATTCCCTGGTCCGCCGCGCACGAGAAGCTGCTGACCGCGTTCGTCGGTGGCGCCACGCCGGACGTGTCGCAGCTGGGCAACAGCTGGGTGCCGGAATTTCAGGCGCTGGGCGCGCTGGAGCCGCTGGACGCCCGCGCGTCGGCCTCCGCGTCCACGCCGCGCGCGGACTACTTCGCGGGGATCTGGGACACCAACGTCATCGACGGACGGACGTACGGGCTGCCGTGGTACGTGGATACGCGCGTCCTCTTCTATCGTCCGGACCTGCTGGCGGCCGCCGGCTATCCCCAGCCGCCCAAGAACTGGGCGGAGTGGATGGACGCCATGCGCAAGCTCAAGGCGCGCATGGGGCCCAGCCAGTTTCCCATCCTGCTCCCCACCAACGAGTGGCCGCAGCCGGTGATTCTGGGGATGCAGACCGGCGGCACGCTGCTGCGTGACGGCGGGCGCTGGGGCGACTTCAGCAATCCCGCGTTCCGCCGCGGCTTCGACTTCTACGTGCAGCTGTTCCGCGAGGGATTGGCGCCGCGGGTGAGCGCGTCGGAGATCAGCAACCGCTACCAGGAGTTCGAGCGCGGCAACATCGCCATGATGATCACCGGGCCGTGGGAGATCGGCGAGTTCACCACGCGCGTCACCGGCGTGCCGTGGGCGACGGCGCCGCTGCCCGGGCCGGACGGCCCCGGCGTGTCGCTGGCCGGCGGCGCGTCGCTGGTGCTGTTCCGCAACTCGCGCAACAAGGACGCGGCGTGGCGCTTCATCCAGTACCTCTCCGAACCCGCCACGCAGGTGCGCTTCTACGAGCTCACCGGCGACCTGCCCGCGCGCCGCTCGTCCTGGCGCTCGCCCGCGCTGGCGGGGAACGAGCGCGCCGCCGCGTTCCGGGACCAGTTGGACCGCGTGGTTCCGCTGCCCAAGGTGCCCGAGGCCGAAGCCATCGTGAACAAGGTGTTTGAGCAGGGCGAGCGCGCGGTGCGCGGCCAAGCCACGGTGGAGCAGGCGCTCGCCGCGCTGGACGCGGATGTGGACCGTCTGCTGGAAAAGCGCCGGTGGATGCTGGACCGGCGGGAGGGCGGGCAATGA
- a CDS encoding glycoside hydrolase family 3 N-terminal domain-containing protein, with translation MTGMVLRRAGWMGGCAALLSACAPRPLPPPSLPSAITDRAADFAKSVPHVAASGMRDASEQAFVDSVLARMTLPEKLGQLTQYAGQWGQTGPRVETATEDAIRRGEVGSFLSVWGADVTRRLQRIAVEESRLGIPILFSHDVIHGFRTLFPVPLAEAASWDPDVARESARIAAAEASAYGIAWTFAPMMDVARDARWGRVVEGAGEDPHLGSVMAAARVRGFQGTDLRAPLSIAATAKHFAAYGAAEGGRDYNIADIPERTLRETYLPPFRAAVCAGAATFMASFNEIGGVPAHASRALQTDVLRGEWGFNGMVVSDWGGLQELIPHGVAAGRADAARLGLRAGVDMDMVSEVYLKELPAEIAAGRVPMAEVDEAVRRVLRLKYRLGLFANPYARGDTSRELPAGRLPAEHRRAAYEAAARSVVLLRNAGGVLPLDRARIRRLAVIGPLAADRHSPLGSWNGAGRDEDVVPVLDGIRRAAGSGITVDYTAGVDSVRSTSGGGFAAAVRAARAADAVVLVVGETEDMTGEASSRVSLDLPGAQRELVEAVRAAAGRKPVAVVLMNGRPLALEWMHDTVPAIVEAWFGGVEMGNAVGDVLFGEVNPGGKLPMTFPRATGQVPIYYNYRQTGRPADPRNEYTTGYERSPSTPLYPFGHGLSYTRFTYGAPRLSAARMGAGDTLSVTVEVTNAGGRAGDEVVQLYVRDPVAAVTRPVKELRGFRRIRLNPGETRAVTFRLTVDDLAFWDAAPRRIAEPGAFVVQVGGSSEQVQSAEFELVTVDGGAIAVPERCGAA, from the coding sequence ATGACGGGAATGGTCCTCCGGCGTGCCGGGTGGATGGGCGGATGCGCGGCGCTGCTGTCGGCGTGCGCGCCCCGTCCTTTGCCGCCGCCGTCGCTTCCGTCCGCCATCACGGATCGCGCGGCGGATTTCGCGAAGTCCGTCCCGCACGTGGCGGCAAGCGGGATGAGGGACGCGTCGGAGCAGGCGTTCGTGGATTCCGTGCTCGCGCGGATGACGCTGCCGGAAAAGCTTGGGCAGCTGACGCAGTACGCCGGGCAGTGGGGGCAGACCGGGCCGCGGGTGGAGACGGCGACGGAGGATGCCATCCGCCGCGGCGAGGTCGGCTCCTTTCTGAGCGTGTGGGGCGCGGACGTCACCCGCCGCCTGCAGCGCATCGCGGTGGAAGAGTCGCGGCTGGGCATCCCCATCCTGTTTTCGCACGACGTCATCCACGGATTCCGCACGCTGTTTCCCGTCCCCCTCGCGGAAGCCGCCAGCTGGGACCCGGACGTGGCGCGCGAGTCGGCGCGCATCGCCGCGGCGGAGGCGTCGGCGTACGGCATCGCGTGGACCTTTGCCCCCATGATGGACGTGGCGCGCGACGCCCGCTGGGGCCGCGTGGTGGAAGGCGCGGGCGAGGACCCGCACCTGGGCTCGGTGATGGCGGCTGCGCGCGTCCGCGGCTTTCAGGGCACGGACCTCCGCGCGCCGCTTTCCATTGCCGCCACGGCCAAGCACTTCGCCGCGTACGGCGCGGCGGAGGGCGGCCGCGACTACAACATCGCCGACATCCCCGAGCGTACGCTGCGCGAGACGTACCTGCCGCCCTTTCGCGCCGCCGTGTGCGCGGGCGCGGCCACGTTCATGGCCAGCTTCAACGAGATCGGCGGTGTGCCCGCGCACGCCAGCCGCGCGCTGCAGACGGACGTGCTGCGCGGCGAGTGGGGCTTCAACGGGATGGTCGTAAGCGACTGGGGCGGGCTGCAGGAGCTGATTCCGCACGGCGTGGCGGCGGGACGCGCGGACGCGGCGCGGCTGGGGCTGCGCGCCGGGGTGGACATGGACATGGTCAGCGAAGTCTACCTCAAGGAGCTTCCGGCGGAGATCGCGGCCGGCCGCGTCCCCATGGCGGAGGTGGACGAGGCGGTGCGCCGCGTGTTGCGCCTCAAGTACCGCCTGGGCCTGTTCGCCAATCCGTACGCCCGCGGCGATACATCCCGCGAACTGCCCGCCGGGCGGCTTCCCGCGGAGCACCGGCGCGCCGCGTACGAAGCCGCGGCGCGCTCCGTGGTCCTGCTGCGCAATGCGGGCGGGGTGCTGCCGCTGGACCGCGCGCGCATCCGCCGTCTGGCCGTGATCGGGCCGCTGGCGGCGGACCGGCACTCGCCGCTGGGAAGCTGGAACGGCGCCGGGCGCGACGAGGACGTGGTGCCGGTGCTGGACGGCATCCGGCGCGCGGCCGGTTCCGGCATCACGGTCGACTACACGGCCGGGGTGGACAGCGTGCGCTCCACGTCGGGCGGCGGGTTCGCGGCGGCGGTGCGCGCGGCACGGGCGGCGGACGCGGTGGTCCTCGTCGTGGGCGAGACGGAGGACATGACGGGCGAGGCCAGCAGCCGCGTGTCGCTGGACCTGCCCGGCGCGCAGCGGGAACTGGTGGAGGCCGTCCGCGCCGCCGCGGGGCGCAAGCCGGTCGCCGTCGTGCTGATGAACGGCCGGCCGCTCGCGCTCGAGTGGATGCACGACACCGTTCCCGCCATCGTGGAGGCGTGGTTCGGCGGGGTGGAGATGGGGAACGCGGTGGGCGACGTGCTGTTCGGCGAGGTGAACCCCGGCGGCAAGCTGCCGATGACCTTTCCACGCGCCACCGGGCAGGTGCCCATCTACTACAACTACCGGCAGACCGGCCGCCCCGCGGACCCGCGCAACGAGTACACCACGGGTTACGAGCGCTCGCCGTCGACGCCGCTGTATCCGTTCGGACACGGGCTCAGCTACACGCGCTTCACGTACGGCGCGCCCCGGCTGAGCGCGGCACGGATGGGCGCGGGCGACACGCTTTCCGTCACGGTGGAGGTCACCAACGCCGGTGGGCGCGCGGGCGACGAGGTGGTGCAGCTGTACGTTCGCGACCCGGTGGCCGCCGTCACGCGGCCGGTGAAGGAGCTGCGCGGCTTCCGGCGCATCCGGCTGAATCCGGGGGAAACGCGCGCCGTCACCTTCCGGCTCACGGTGGATGACCTGGCGTTCTGGGACGCGGCGCCGCGGCGCATCGCGGAGCCCGGCGCGTTCGTCGTCCAGGTCGGCGGCAGCTCGGAGCAGGTGCAGTCCGCGGAGTTCGAACTGGTGACGGTGGATGGCGGCGCGATCGCGGTTCCGGAACGCTGCGGGGCCGCGTGA
- a CDS encoding glucoamylase family protein: MRLIKILVASATLAAAAGCASAAGPTSPLRAPLPANQEAFLDTLQERTFRWFWETSNPRNGLVPDRWPTPSFSSVASVGFGLTAYPVGVERGWVSRADAAERTLTTMRFFWTAPQGPQPSGTIGHNGFYYHFLDMNTGYRFERVELSTIDTGLLMMGVLAAAEYFDGADPREAQIRALADSLYRRVDWAWAATPRPPLISMGWHPESGFIPHDYRGYSEAMFLYVLALGSPTHPVDPAAWNAFTSTYVWADFQGVPQVNFPPLFGHQYSHTWIDFRGIRDAYMRGRGLDYFENSRRATLGQRAYAIANPGGWDGYGANLWGLTASDGPRDTTVVINGRERTFWSYRARGATGDFVEDDGTLAPTAAGGSIPFAPEAAIPALMNMRRTYGDHLFQRYGFLDSFNPTLKQPMRLQHGRIVPGVGWFDGDYLGIDQGPIVLMIENQRSELVWRLMRRNEHVVRGLCRAGFTGGWLEGRCG, translated from the coding sequence ATGCGGTTGATCAAGATCCTCGTTGCATCCGCCACCCTCGCCGCCGCGGCCGGGTGCGCGTCCGCCGCCGGCCCGACGTCACCGCTGCGCGCGCCGTTGCCGGCGAACCAGGAAGCGTTCCTGGACACGCTGCAGGAGCGCACCTTTCGCTGGTTCTGGGAAACCAGCAACCCGCGCAACGGCCTGGTGCCGGACCGCTGGCCCACGCCGTCGTTCAGCAGCGTTGCGTCCGTCGGATTCGGGCTCACCGCGTACCCGGTAGGCGTGGAGCGCGGATGGGTGTCGCGCGCGGACGCGGCCGAGCGCACGCTGACCACGATGCGCTTCTTCTGGACCGCGCCGCAGGGCCCGCAGCCCAGCGGCACCATCGGCCATAACGGCTTCTATTATCACTTTCTGGACATGAACACGGGGTACCGGTTCGAGCGGGTGGAGCTTTCCACCATCGACACCGGCCTGCTGATGATGGGCGTGCTGGCCGCCGCCGAATACTTTGACGGCGCCGATCCGCGCGAGGCGCAGATCCGCGCGCTGGCGGACTCGCTGTACCGCCGCGTGGACTGGGCGTGGGCCGCCACGCCGCGCCCGCCGCTCATCAGCATGGGGTGGCACCCGGAATCCGGCTTCATCCCCCACGACTACCGCGGCTACAGCGAGGCGATGTTCCTGTACGTCCTCGCCCTGGGCTCGCCCACCCACCCGGTGGATCCGGCCGCGTGGAACGCCTTTACCTCCACCTACGTGTGGGCGGACTTTCAGGGCGTGCCGCAGGTCAACTTTCCTCCCCTCTTCGGCCACCAGTACTCCCATACGTGGATCGACTTCCGCGGCATCCGCGACGCGTACATGCGGGGCAGGGGGCTGGACTACTTCGAAAATTCCCGCCGCGCCACGCTGGGCCAGCGCGCGTACGCCATCGCCAACCCCGGCGGATGGGACGGCTACGGCGCCAACCTGTGGGGCCTGACCGCGTCAGACGGGCCGCGCGACACGACGGTGGTCATCAACGGACGCGAGCGCACCTTCTGGAGCTACCGCGCGCGCGGCGCCACCGGCGACTTCGTGGAGGATGACGGCACGCTTGCGCCCACGGCGGCGGGCGGCTCCATCCCGTTTGCGCCAGAGGCGGCCATCCCCGCGCTGATGAACATGAGGCGCACGTACGGCGATCACCTGTTCCAGCGGTACGGCTTTCTGGATTCCTTCAATCCCACGCTCAAGCAGCCCATGCGCCTGCAGCACGGGCGCATCGTGCCCGGCGTGGGGTGGTTCGATGGCGATTATCTGGGCATCGACCAGGGGCCCATCGTGCTGATGATTGAGAACCAGCGCAGCGAACTGGTGTGGCGGCTGATGCGGAGGAACGAGCACGTGGTCCGTGGGCTGTGCCGCGCGGGGTTCACAGGCGGATGGCTGGAGGGGCGCTGTGGGTGA